A genomic window from Tolypothrix sp. PCC 7910 includes:
- a CDS encoding collagen-like protein: MYKGFSAKLPLLLTFFLFTGFLPASGSVVCPAFADQEYGKAGKNYGTDGSQGSDGRSGRNGRDGQNQTIFVDGSPVNLNLAGENGEDGEDGRRGSKADCGYKHENVNRDINAPSGGNGGDGGRGGDGGNGGSVTAYYTNLSDLRQVLIRATGGEGGRGGRGGNGARGCNCRVRSWEVKSCTGTPGNPDYKCTDKVYRCNDGRDGHYGSDGSDGKQGRLGTLSIIQGKESLAGDLPTLQAAVTELAGKQFNLSKNKWNIRNGAASLLAPGSVIADEYREFDRRLEGAFQLNWQEKQPISSFGNPVATLNLNDSKEVEITFPEDLWVDGSSQTTTNLTTFTVKNAIPKQDVTRLAVAEFVGAEQDLNLKIVDLAAKSQAIQTQFRVKFQAKDNSSGLSDYRTVYEGDIPAELVSRDYNRFTLALGKLPMSRPVDLTPGVNVDIEVVATRSLGGRSAKQSINWQGAIRRVR, translated from the coding sequence ATGTACAAGGGTTTTTCGGCTAAGCTGCCTCTGCTGTTGACATTCTTTTTATTTACTGGCTTTTTACCTGCCTCTGGCTCAGTTGTATGTCCAGCATTTGCTGATCAAGAGTATGGTAAAGCTGGTAAGAATTATGGCACAGATGGTAGCCAGGGGAGTGATGGGCGATCTGGGAGAAATGGGCGCGACGGTCAAAACCAAACTATCTTTGTAGATGGTTCTCCTGTGAATCTCAATCTTGCCGGAGAAAATGGTGAGGATGGAGAAGACGGCCGACGCGGAAGTAAGGCTGACTGCGGTTACAAACATGAAAACGTCAACCGTGATATTAATGCACCCAGTGGCGGGAATGGTGGCGATGGTGGTAGAGGTGGAGATGGCGGAAACGGCGGTTCTGTTACAGCCTATTACACTAATTTGTCCGACTTGCGGCAAGTTTTAATTCGCGCTACTGGAGGCGAAGGCGGACGCGGTGGACGTGGTGGTAATGGTGCTAGAGGTTGCAATTGTCGTGTACGCAGTTGGGAAGTCAAAAGTTGTACGGGAACCCCTGGAAACCCAGATTACAAATGTACAGATAAGGTTTACCGATGTAACGATGGCAGAGATGGTCACTATGGTAGCGATGGTAGCGATGGAAAACAAGGGCGCTTAGGGACTTTAAGTATTATTCAAGGTAAAGAATCTTTAGCCGGGGATTTACCAACTTTGCAAGCTGCCGTTACAGAACTGGCTGGGAAACAATTTAACCTTTCCAAGAATAAATGGAATATTCGCAACGGGGCTGCGTCTTTACTTGCGCCTGGTTCAGTAATTGCCGATGAATATCGCGAATTTGATCGCCGTTTAGAAGGGGCTTTTCAGCTAAATTGGCAAGAGAAGCAACCTATCAGTAGTTTTGGAAATCCCGTAGCTACCTTAAATTTAAATGATAGTAAGGAAGTAGAAATCACTTTTCCAGAAGACTTGTGGGTTGATGGTAGCAGTCAGACTACGACTAATTTGACAACATTTACAGTCAAGAATGCAATTCCTAAGCAAGATGTGACGCGGTTAGCAGTGGCAGAATTTGTTGGTGCAGAACAAGATCTAAATTTAAAAATTGTAGATTTGGCAGCAAAATCTCAGGCAATTCAGACTCAGTTTCGCGTAAAATTCCAGGCAAAGGATAATTCCTCTGGTTTGTCTGATTACCGAACTGTATACGAAGGTGATATACCTGCGGAACTTGTCAGCCGCGACTATAACCGTTTTACCTTGGCATTAGGTAAGCTGCCAATGTCTCGTCCTGTGGATCTGACTCCAGGTGTAAATGTTGATATAGAGGTTGTCGCTACTCGTTCTTTAGGTGGACGTTCAGCGAAGCAAAGCATTAATTGGCAGGGTGCTATCCGCAGAGTTAGATAA